The stretch of DNA TCAACTCTGCCATTTCTCTTAATGTTAGTATTTCTGGTCCACCAAAGTCATTTATTTTTCCCTTTGGAACATCGCCAATCAACTGAATTAAATGAGCTGCAAATTCACTGGTATCCACAGTTTGAAATTTAAAATCTCCAGGAACAAAGTATTTTTTAAAAAGTGGTTTGGATAGTAGTGAATTTTCAATAAAACTATGAAATTGTGTTGCACGTATGATTGTGTGTGGTACAGAACTATTTATTAATAGTTCTTCTGCCTGATATTTATACTTATAATAATTCATCGGTATATCTTCAATTCCAACAATGGATGGATAAATGAAATGTTTTATTTGCAGGTTCATATCCAAAAACTTACCGAAACCAATAACATCAACGTTTTTTGAATCCTTCATAGGACTTGTGGCTGCGTGAATGATAACATCAATATCGGTTATGGCATCTTTTAAACCTTCACCAGTCGAAAAATCACTATATACCCATTCAAATTGATTTATGTTCTGAGGTTTTCTTCTCGAGGTTATTTTGACCTGATAGTCCGTATTTTTCAGTTGTTTTAATAAAGCTAAACCTAACTGTCCCGTCGCACCAGTTATTAATACCTTCAAGTACACCCCTCCTGTTTTCCTCATTTGTCATCGTATTTTAATATTCATTCGAGATCAATAATATTCAAGCATTAAGAAACTTAACCTTCTGATATGTTATCAATAAAAAGGATTGTTTGAGTGGAACGTAGAAATAGATACCAGTAAGTTATGATTTTAAAGGAGAGATGGTCTTGTATTCGATGTACTAAAATAGATCTATGAAGTACATCTTCAAAAAAACTAATTTACCAAATGAAAGGGGAGTTACAAGTGAAACAAGCTTTACTCGTAATTGATGCCCAGCAGGAATTAATCGAGGGAAATGAAAATGAGAGTAGTGTATTTAAAAAAGAACAACTCTTGAATAATATTAACCTAGTAATAGATAAGGCAAAAGAATCGGATGCATTAGTGGCTTTTGTGAGAGATACGGATGTTGGTGGCGGTGAAGGTGAAGGGTTCCAAGTCCACCAGAATATTAACGTCCCACCCTTATCAATGATATTTGATAAAAAAGCAACAAATTCATTTCATGGTACACCTTTGCTAGCTTACTTGAAAGACAAGGGAATTGAACACCTAGTCATCATGGGATGTCAAACCGAATATTGCATTGATTCGGCAGTGAGAACTGCTACAATCAATGGTTTTGATGTAACATTAGTAGCAGATGGTCATTCAACTAGAGATTCATCCGTTTTAACTGCTGAACAAATCATAGGTCATCATAATAAAACATTACATGGGCATTATAATGTAGAAAATTTTGCAGTTGTTCGAAAAAGTGACGAAGATTTGTTTGAACCTATTCATAATAACTACAGATAGATTTAAAGGTCGATTAGAGTAGTAAGGGGCTAAGGGTATGTTGAAATTAAAATATCTATTTAATAATGTCGAATTAGCAGAAATGTTATTAAAAAATTGGGAATTTGATAAAGACTCTCTTGAATTGTTTAAGTATTACAGAATATCCTCAAACGCTATTTATCCATTTCGGGTTCAAGGTAAACCACAACTTTTGAGATTTTCACCCAATTCAGAGAAGTGCCGAGAAAATATATTAGCAGAACTTGAATTTATTTCTTACTTGCGTTCCAACCAATATGGAGTTTTAGAGTCGGTTCCATCCAAAAATGGAGAGGAACTTGTAGAAAAACAAACTCCCTGGGGCGAATACTATGCTTCAGTATTTAAAAGAGTTTCAGGTATACAAATAGCTGAAACGGATTTAAGTAATACAATTATATTCAATTATGGTAAAGCACTAGGTAAACTTCATCAGTTAACAAGTGAGTATGAACCTGAGAGATTCAAGAGATGGTCATACAGTGACGCGTTAAATTGGATGAAAAAGGTTCTAATGGATTTTCCACTTGAAACATCCGCTTTAGAGGAAATGAAATTACTAAAACATTATTTTGATTCAATTCCTATCACGAAAAGCAATTTTGGACTGATTCATTATGATTTTGAATTGGATAATGTATTTTATGATGAAAAGTCTCATTCTTGTAACGTGATTGATTTTGACGATTCCATGTACCACTGGTATGTGATGGATATTGAGCAAGCACTTGATAGTTTAAGAGAATCTATATCACCTGAAACTTTCCCCTTGATAAAACAAAGTTTTATGGACGGATATCGTAGTGAATATGATATCTCGGACGATATGATGTCATTAATTCCAGCTTGTAGACGATTTGCTAATTTATATGGTTATGTCCGGATATTAGTATCAATGAAAGAAAAGTGGGACAATGAGCCCCAATGGTTAACAAATTTAAGAGAAAAATTGGCAAAGAATATGAAAAACAAATCTTCTTGTTTTGGGACGGAAATAGAATAATCTTGCCTTAATGGCAAGGGATAGTTTGGCGTAAATTGTAAATAAAATATTGACTCAAGAAAGATTATTGAATAGACTATTGTTAATTATCAAATAAAGGCAATGAAGAGAAAAAGTAAAATGACTTGTTTTTCACCAGAGAGCTTCGGCAGCTGAAAAGAAGCAAAAGCATTCATTTGAACAATGGTCTCTGAGCTTCGTACTGAACATACTTATTGTATTAGTAGGATACGACGAGTTTTGGCACTCGTTATCAATGTCACAGTATAAAAGTAGGAATTGATACTCCGTACTTGTTGAGGCAAATGGTGTGAACCGTTTGCGAATTAAGGTGGTACCGCGTGGGAAATTCAAACCTCGTCCTTAACTATTACAGTTAAGCGAGGTTTTTTTGTGTTCCAAAATAAATTTATAGTCGGAGGTTTTTAGTTATGAGTATTTTTATTGGCGGAGCATGGGCATATGCGAACGGCTCATTGCATTTAGGTCATATTTCAAGTTTGTTACCTGGGGACATTCTTGCGAGATATTACCGATTAAAAGGTGAGAAGGTTTTATATGTATCAGGCAGCGATTGCAATGGAACACCGATTACAGTTAGAGCGAAACAAGAAGGTGTTTCACCAAAAGTGATTGCAGATCGTTACCATAAAGAATTTGAAGATTGTTTTTCAAAATTAGGATTTTCATACGACACTTATACCAGAACCGATACAGAACATCATCATGAAATTGTCCAAGAGATATTTTTAGGGTTACTTGAAAAAGGATTAATTTACAAAAAGGAAATCGAACAAACTTATTGCGATCACTGTGAACAGTTCTTACCTGACCGTTATGTTGAAGGCATTTGTCCTGTTTGCAAAGAGCCTTCGCGTGGGGATCAATGCGATCATTGTTCAACCATTTTAGAACCGCTTGAATTACTTGAAAGAAAATGCAAAATTTGTGGAAACGAACCTACTACAAGATTTACAGAGCATTTTTACTTTTCTTTAAGCTCTTACCAAACTCTTTTGGAAAACTATACTCAAGAAGCGGAACATAAGAATTTTTGGAGAGAGAATGCCATTTCTCTTACTAAACGGTACCTAAAGGAAGGTCTTCAAGATAGAGCTGTTTCAAGAGATTTACCTATTGGGGTAAGTGTTCCGGTTGCTGGATATGAAGATAAGAAAATCTACGTTTGGATTGAGGCGGTCTCAGGATACTATACAGCAAGTAAACTGTGGGAGAAGGAAACAAGTAATGATGATTCTATCTTTTGGAATTCTACAGCTAAATCTTATTATATTCATGGGAAAGATAATATACCATTTCATTCAATCATATGGGCTGGGATTCTTGCTGGTCTTGAAATAGAGCCATTACCAACACATATTGTTTCAAATGAGTATTTAACTTTAGAAAAGAAAAAATTATCTACAAGTAAAAACTGGGCTGTTTGGGTTCCAGATATACTAGATCGATACGAACCAGATTCCATACGCTATTTCTTAACCATTAATGCACCTGAGAACCGAGATGCTGATTTTTCTTGGAAAGAATTCATATACAGCCATAATAGTGAACTATTAGGGGCGTATGGAAACTTCGTAAATCGTACCTTAAAATTTATTCAAAAATCCTTTGATGGTGTTCTTCCTGAAAAGGATATATCTTCAAATATCCAGGATAAAATAAATACGTTATACAAGGAAGTAGGGTATTGTATTGAAAATGGTTCATTCAAACTAGGATTAGAAAAAATATTTGAGATCGTTAGATTTTCGAATAAGTACTTTGATGAACAACAACCTTGGAAACAAATAAAGGATGATACGGAATCGTGCAAACAAACATTGGCAGATTGCGTTTATCTTATTGGAAATTTAGCTCATATCCTTACCCCGTTCCTTCCTTTTTCAAGCAAAAAAGTCATGGGAATGATAAACACAACCGAAAGCCAATGGAGAGCGTTTTCGGTTAAATCGCAGCATTTATCGAATGTGGAACCATTGTTTGAACGAATTGAGCCTGTTAGGATTCAGGAAGAACTAGAAAGGTTAAACATGCAAACGGATATAGGATAAAGGATAACTAGTTATCCAATACCGTAAATTGAACAAAACCAGCAAGATAGACTTACCAACTTAAATACCATATACTATCAAATAGTAAAAAAACTATGAACTTAGGGTGAATTTCATGAATAACTTTACGCGGGTTTTTCAGGGGACTGCTTTTATGAGTAAGTCTCCAATAGAAATATATATCTTAAAAGATCATCTTTTTTGTGTGAATGAAAGTGGAAGGATTGAAAAGGTAGTAGCCCCTGAAGACGCGAAATATCAAACGATTCTAGATGTTAACCAGGATAAACTTCAGCGATTAAAAGAAGGTCAATATATATTACCGGGTTTTGTTGATTTGCATGTTCATGCACCGCAATGGGCACAAACAGGGACGGCATTGGATATTCCCCTGTATGATTGGCTAAACACATACACTTTTCCACTAGAAGCAAAATTCTCAGACTTGGATTTTGCCCAAAAAGTCTACCAAGATGGCGTTAGTACGCTTCTCGCAAACGGCACAACAACGGCACTTTATTTTGCTACGGTTCATAAAGAAGCAAGCCTATTACTAGCACAAATTTGTGCGGAAAAGGGTCAGCGCGGTTTAGTGGGGAAGGTGGTTATGGATAATCCTGACCAAACGTCAGAAATTTACCGAGATGTTAATACGCAAACGGCATTAAAGGATACCGAAGAATTCATTTTGGCAGTCAATGACTTATCTCGAAAAACGAAA from Neobacillus sp. CF12 encodes:
- a CDS encoding phosphotransferase; this encodes MLKLKYLFNNVELAEMLLKNWEFDKDSLELFKYYRISSNAIYPFRVQGKPQLLRFSPNSEKCRENILAELEFISYLRSNQYGVLESVPSKNGEELVEKQTPWGEYYASVFKRVSGIQIAETDLSNTIIFNYGKALGKLHQLTSEYEPERFKRWSYSDALNWMKKVLMDFPLETSALEEMKLLKHYFDSIPITKSNFGLIHYDFELDNVFYDEKSHSCNVIDFDDSMYHWYVMDIEQALDSLRESISPETFPLIKQSFMDGYRSEYDISDDMMSLIPACRRFANLYGYVRILVSMKEKWDNEPQWLTNLREKLAKNMKNKSSCFGTEIE
- the metG gene encoding methionine--tRNA ligase; translation: MSIFIGGAWAYANGSLHLGHISSLLPGDILARYYRLKGEKVLYVSGSDCNGTPITVRAKQEGVSPKVIADRYHKEFEDCFSKLGFSYDTYTRTDTEHHHEIVQEIFLGLLEKGLIYKKEIEQTYCDHCEQFLPDRYVEGICPVCKEPSRGDQCDHCSTILEPLELLERKCKICGNEPTTRFTEHFYFSLSSYQTLLENYTQEAEHKNFWRENAISLTKRYLKEGLQDRAVSRDLPIGVSVPVAGYEDKKIYVWIEAVSGYYTASKLWEKETSNDDSIFWNSTAKSYYIHGKDNIPFHSIIWAGILAGLEIEPLPTHIVSNEYLTLEKKKLSTSKNWAVWVPDILDRYEPDSIRYFLTINAPENRDADFSWKEFIYSHNSELLGAYGNFVNRTLKFIQKSFDGVLPEKDISSNIQDKINTLYKEVGYCIENGSFKLGLEKIFEIVRFSNKYFDEQQPWKQIKDDTESCKQTLADCVYLIGNLAHILTPFLPFSSKKVMGMINTTESQWRAFSVKSQHLSNVEPLFERIEPVRIQEELERLNMQTDIG
- a CDS encoding NAD(P)H-binding protein, coding for MKVLITGATGQLGLALLKQLKNTDYQVKITSRRKPQNINQFEWVYSDFSTGEGLKDAITDIDVIIHAATSPMKDSKNVDVIGFGKFLDMNLQIKHFIYPSIVGIEDIPMNYYKYKYQAEELLINSSVPHTIIRATQFHSFIENSLLSKPLFKKYFVPGDFKFQTVDTSEFAAHLIQLIGDVPKGKINDFGGPEILTLREMAELKIKVNNESNKVANLSFPGKLYRAFLKGKNTNEQQKLGKITFEEYLRNKGK
- a CDS encoding cysteine hydrolase family protein — protein: MKQALLVIDAQQELIEGNENESSVFKKEQLLNNINLVIDKAKESDALVAFVRDTDVGGGEGEGFQVHQNINVPPLSMIFDKKATNSFHGTPLLAYLKDKGIEHLVIMGCQTEYCIDSAVRTATINGFDVTLVADGHSTRDSSVLTAEQIIGHHNKTLHGHYNVENFAVVRKSDEDLFEPIHNNYR